A single window of Nicotiana tomentosiformis chromosome 1, ASM39032v3, whole genome shotgun sequence DNA harbors:
- the LOC138906853 gene encoding uncharacterized protein yields the protein MGYRVYVELKKENREFGMYPLCITTLDKEIVYGGSLFQRDLMQLDATSGVSKFDTVDTLALASLNLGEPIEIFEPERDLIISNANQKEVIAGQVFKDRATLKAVMEQYAIAARFQFRIDRSNAISYTLLCIFEDCEWKFKASSINKSQMFKVREFNDKHTCPLKDKKYEQRQATSRLTGGMIRSKFTNHKRKYTPKDIINDVKSDFGIDVSYMLAWRAREKIVNFLRGEPADSYNKLPGYLYTLDMTYPGSHIRMEKFPKNEFIYLYISLYAFIKGFDYCRPIVVVDDSHLKSAYTGTFVSTSTLDGAATASSASASIVHGNLGLQA from the exons ATGGGTTATCGGGTGTATGTAGAGTTAAAAAAGGAGAACAGAGAATTCGGGATGTATCCATTGTGTATAACTACATTGGATAAAGAAATTGTATATGGAGGAAGTTTATTTCAAAGAGACCTAATGCAACTTGACGCAACCAGTGGGGTGAGTAAATTTGATACAGTTGATACACTTGCACTTGCGTCTTTAAACTTAGGTGAACCGATTGAGATTTTCGAACCGGAAAGGGATTTGATTATTTCAAATGCTAATCAAAAAGAGGTGATAGCTGGACAAGTATTTAAGGATAGGGCCACATTGAAGGCGGTGATGGAGCAATATGCAATTGCTGCAAGGTTTCAATTCCGTATTGATAGGTCAAATGCTATCAG CTATACCTTGTTATGTATTTTCGAGGATTGTGAATGGAAATTTAAGGCTTCTAGTATTAACAAATCACAAATGTTCAAAGTAAGGGAGTTCAATGATAAGCATACATGTCCGTTGAAGGATAAAAAGTATGAGCAACGTCAAGCAACCAGTAGATTGACTGGGGGAATGATTAGGTCCAAGTTTACTAATCATAAGAGGAAATACACGCCAAAGGATATAATTAATGATGTGAAATCGGACTTTGGTATAGATGTTAGTTACATGTTGGCATGGCGCGCTAGAGAAAAGATAGTGAATTTTCTAAGGGGTGAACCAGCTGATTCATACAATAAATTACCAGGGTACTTATATACACTGGATATGACTTACCCTGGTTCACATATTAGAATGGAAAAATTTCCTAAAAATGAGTTCATATATTTGTATATATCATTGTATGCTTTTATAAAGGGGTTCGATTACTGTAGACCCATCGTCGTTGTGGATGACAGCCACCTAAAATCAGCATACACAGGGACATTCGTCTCGACTAGCACGTTGGATGGTGCAG CTACTGCGTCGAGTGCCTCAGCGAGCATTGTGCATGGAAATTTAGGTCTACAAGCCTGA
- the LOC104109243 gene encoding methyl jasmonate esterase 1-like, whose translation MCTTAHSSKQGKKEGMEKSKYLISFLLILLLPYVNASTSGPNWPKANKHFVLVHGVCHGAWSWYKLVALMRSSGYNVTALDLGASGINPKQVLEIPRLSDYFSPLMKFMASLPAHEKVVLVGHSFGGFAVSKAMEIFPEKISVSVFVTAGMPGPTLNATTVFIEASSEIISQLDNRLTYENGPNNPPTTFIFGPKYLASNLYQLSPIQDWALATTLVRPKYLNSLQDISKEVVLSSKRYGSVRRVFVVAAEDKALTKEFQQSMIERNPPDEVKEISGSDHMVMMSKPLKLFTTLLQIANK comes from the exons ATGTGTACAACTGCTCATAGTTCAAAACAAGGGAAAAAAGAAGGTATGGAGAAAAGCAAGTATCTGATAAGTTTTCTGCTGATACTTCTCTTGCCATATGTAAATGCATCAACATCAGGGCCTAACTGGCCTAAAGCTAACAAGCATTTCGTGCTAGTTCACGGGGTATGCCACGGAGCCTGGTCTTGGTACAAGCTTGTGGCATTGATGAGATCTTCGGGGTATAATGTAACAGCTCTTGACTTGGGTGCTTCAGGGATCAACCCGAAACAGGTTCTTGAAATCCCACGATTATCTGATTACTTTAGTCCGCTAATGAAGTTCATGGCTTCTCTTCCCGCACATGAGAAAGTGGTCCTTGTAGGTCATAGCTTTGGTGGATTCGCCGTCTCTAAAGCCATGGAAATCTTTCCAGAAAAGATTTCAGTTTCTGTATTCGTCACAGCTGGAATGCCTGGCCCAACTCTCAATGCAACCACAGTCTTCATAGAG GCTTCTAGTGAAATAATATCTCAACTTGATAATCGTCTTACGTATGAAAATGGACCCAACAATCCTCCAACAACCTTCATCTTTGGTCCAAAGTACTTGGCGAGTAATCTTTATCAGCTGAGCCCGATTCAG GATTGGGCGTTGGCTACTACATTAGTAAGGCCAAAATACTTAAACAGCCTACAAGATATATCAAAGGAGGTTGTTCTTTCAAGCAAAAGGTATGGATCAGTTAGGCGAGTGTTCGTCGTAGCTGCTGAAGATAAAGCTCTAACAAAGGAATTTCAGCAGAGTATGATTGAAAGGAATCCACCAGATGAAGTGAAAGAGATCTCAGGCTCTGATCACATGGTCATGATGTCGAAGCCCCTTAAACTTTTTACTACTCTTCTGCAGATTGCCAACAAGTAA
- the LOC104109242 gene encoding methyl jasmonate esterase 1-like isoform X2 has protein sequence MEKIKFLISLVLILLFPCVNSTTSRHKWPKTSKHFVLVHGACHGAWSWYKIMASIKTSGHNVTALDLGASGVNPKQVLEIPHLSDYFSPLMEFMASLPAHQKVILVGHSYGGLAISKAMECFPEKILVAVFVTAHMPGLTLNATTLLTKSSSGMVSQLDNRVTYDNGPTNPPTAFFFGPKYLARNAYQRSPIQDWVLATTLARPLYIYSEEDISKEMVLSNKRYGSVRRVFIVAAEDKTLLKEFQEWMVEKNPPDEVEEIPGSDHMVMMSKPLHLFNLLLRIAQK, from the exons ATGGAGAAAATCAAGTTTCTAATAAGTTTAGTACTGATACTTTTGTTTCCATGTGTAAATTCAACAACATCAAGGCATAAATGGCCTAAAACTAGCAAGCACTTTGTTCTAGTTCATGGCGCGTGTCATGGAGCCTGGTCTTGGTACAAGATTATGGCGTCGATAAAAACTTCAGGGCATAATGTAACAGCTCTGGACTTGGGTGCTTCAGGGGTCAATCCAAAACAGGTTCTTGAAATCCCACATTTATCGGATTACTTCAGTCCGCTAATGGAGTTCATGGCTTCTCTTCCTGCACATCAGAAAGTGATTCTCGTAGGACATAGCTACGGTGGGTTGGCCATATCTAAAGCCATGGAATGCTTTCCAGAAAAGATTTTAGTTGCTGTATTTGTCACTGCTCATATGCCTGGCCTAACTCTAAATGCAACCACTCTCTTGACCAAG TCTTCTAGTGGAATGGTATCTCAACTTGATAATCGTGTAACATACGATAATGGACCCACCAATCCTCCAACGGCCTTCTTCTTCGGTCCAAAGTACTTGGCGAGAAATGCTTATCAGCGGAGCCCAATTCAG GATTGGGTGCTTGCTACAACACTAGCAAGGCCACTTTACATATACAGTGAGGAAGACATATCGAAAGAGATGGTTCTTTCAAACAAAAGGTATGGATCAGTTAGGCGAGTGTTCATTGTGGCTGCTGAAGATAAAACTCTACTGAAGGAATTCCAAGAGTGGATGGTTGAAAAGAATCCACCCGACGAAGTGGAAGAAATCCCAGGCTCCGATCACATGGTCATGATGTCTAAGCCCCTTCATCTTTTTAATCTTCTCCTGCGCATTGCACAGAAGTGA
- the LOC104109242 gene encoding methyl jasmonate esterase 1-like isoform X1 has protein sequence MEKIKFLISLVLILLFPCVNSTTSRHKWPKTSKHFVLVHGACHGAWSWYKIMASIKTSGHNVTALDLGASGVNPKQVLEIPHLSDYFSPLMEFMASLPAHQKVILVGHSYGGLAISKAMECFPEKILVAVFVTAHMPGLTLNATTLLTKLQSSSGMVSQLDNRVTYDNGPTNPPTAFFFGPKYLARNAYQRSPIQDWVLATTLARPLYIYSEEDISKEMVLSNKRYGSVRRVFIVAAEDKTLLKEFQEWMVEKNPPDEVEEIPGSDHMVMMSKPLHLFNLLLRIAQK, from the exons ATGGAGAAAATCAAGTTTCTAATAAGTTTAGTACTGATACTTTTGTTTCCATGTGTAAATTCAACAACATCAAGGCATAAATGGCCTAAAACTAGCAAGCACTTTGTTCTAGTTCATGGCGCGTGTCATGGAGCCTGGTCTTGGTACAAGATTATGGCGTCGATAAAAACTTCAGGGCATAATGTAACAGCTCTGGACTTGGGTGCTTCAGGGGTCAATCCAAAACAGGTTCTTGAAATCCCACATTTATCGGATTACTTCAGTCCGCTAATGGAGTTCATGGCTTCTCTTCCTGCACATCAGAAAGTGATTCTCGTAGGACATAGCTACGGTGGGTTGGCCATATCTAAAGCCATGGAATGCTTTCCAGAAAAGATTTTAGTTGCTGTATTTGTCACTGCTCATATGCCTGGCCTAACTCTAAATGCAACCACTCTCTTGACCAAG TTACAGTCTTCTAGTGGAATGGTATCTCAACTTGATAATCGTGTAACATACGATAATGGACCCACCAATCCTCCAACGGCCTTCTTCTTCGGTCCAAAGTACTTGGCGAGAAATGCTTATCAGCGGAGCCCAATTCAG GATTGGGTGCTTGCTACAACACTAGCAAGGCCACTTTACATATACAGTGAGGAAGACATATCGAAAGAGATGGTTCTTTCAAACAAAAGGTATGGATCAGTTAGGCGAGTGTTCATTGTGGCTGCTGAAGATAAAACTCTACTGAAGGAATTCCAAGAGTGGATGGTTGAAAAGAATCCACCCGACGAAGTGGAAGAAATCCCAGGCTCCGATCACATGGTCATGATGTCTAAGCCCCTTCATCTTTTTAATCTTCTCCTGCGCATTGCACAGAAGTGA
- the LOC104109241 gene encoding methyl jasmonate esterase 1-like has product MCSFFKRKEIKMEKSKFLTSLVLVLVLSYVNATISGPKWPKTSKHFVLVHGACHGAWSWYKIMASLKTSGHNVTALDLGASGVNPKQVLEIPHLSDYFSPLMEFMASLPADEKVILVGHSLGGFAISKAMENFPEKISVAVFVTALMPGPTLNATTIFTESSKAAISALDNRVTFDNGPMNPPTTFSFGPKYLASYLYPLSPIQDWALATTVVRPLYLYSSDDISKEIVLSSKKYGSVKRVFIVSAEDKVLTKEFQQLMIEKNPPDEVEEISGSDHMAMMSKPLQLFTLLMRIANK; this is encoded by the exons ATGTGCTCATTTTTCAAAAGAAAGGAAATAAAGATGGAGAAAAGCAAGTTTCTAACAAGTCTAGTTCTAGTACTTGTGTTGTCATATGTGAATGCAACAATATCAGGGCCTAAATGGCCTAAAACGAGCAAGCATTTCGTGCTAGTTCACGGGGCTTGCCATGGAGCCTGGTCTTGGTACAAGATTATGGCGTCGTTAAAAACTTCAGGACATAATGTAACAGCTCTGGACTTAGGTGCTTCAGGGGTCAACCCGAAGCAGGTCCTTGAAATCCCACATTTATCGGATTATTTTAGTCCGCTAATGGAGTTCATGGCTTCTCTTCCCGCAGATGAAAAAGTAATTCTTGTCGGTCATAGCCTTGGTGGATTTGCCATTTCTAAAGCCATGGAAAATTTTCCAGAAAAGATTTCAGTTGCTGTATTTGTCACTGCTCTAATGCCTGGTCCAACTCTCAATGCAACCACCATCTTTACTGAG TCATCCAAGGCAGCAATATCTGCACTTGATAATCGTGTTACATTCGATAATGGACCTATGAATCCTCCAACCACCTTCAGCTTTGGTCCGAAGTACTTGGCGAGTTATCTTTATCCCCTGAGCCCAATTCAG GACTGGGCACTGGCTACTACAGTAGTAAGGCCATTATATTTATACAGTTCGGATGACATATCAAAGGAGATAGTTCTTTCAAGCAAAAAGTATGGATCAGTTAAGCGAGTGTTCATTGTTTCTGCTGAAGATAAAGTTCTAACGAAAGAATTTCAACAGTTGATGATTGAAAAGAATCCACCAGATGAAGTGGAAGAGATTTCAGGCTCTGATCACATGGCTATGATGTCTAAGCCCCTTCAACTTTTTACTCTTCTTATGCGTATCGCCAACAAATGA